A part of Aegilops tauschii subsp. strangulata cultivar AL8/78 chromosome 2, Aet v6.0, whole genome shotgun sequence genomic DNA contains:
- the LOC109733749 gene encoding mavicyanin-like, producing the protein MAAMRLSLLIMAVMAVLSTTSAASYNVGEPGGAWDLNTNYGTWASSRKFQPSDQIVFKYSPQAHNVLEVSKADYDSCSTVNPIATLNSGNDIVTLTAVGTRYFICGFPGHCTGGMKVKIDGVPGSSSPSPAPASGPNASNAPPTTPVSTATSVKATGFGFAILLAFVGFMA; encoded by the coding sequence ATGGCTGCCATGAGACTCAGCCTCCTCATCATGGCCGTGATGGCCGTCCTAAGCACCACGTCGGCGGCAAGCTACAACGTTGGCGAGCCGGGCGGTGCGTGGGACCTCAACACCAACTACGGCACCTGGGCGTCCTCCAGGAAGTTCCAACCCAGCGATCAGATCGTCTTCAAGTACTCCCCTCAGGCGCACAACGTCCTTGAGGTTAGCAAGGCCGACTACGACTCGTGCAGCACCGTCAACCCTATTGCGACCCTCAACTCAGGGAACGACATCGTCACCCTCACCGCCGTTGGCACCCGCTACTTCATTTGTGGGTTCCCTGGCCACTGCACTGGTGGCATGAAGGTCAAGATCGACGGCGTGCCTGGCTCCTCCTCGCCATCACCCGCCCCGGCCAGTGGCCCCAATGCAAGCAACGCTCCTCCAACCACGCCTGTCTCTACCGCCACCTCCGTGAAGGCCACGGGGTTTGGCTTCGCCATCCTGCTTGCCTTTGTCGGTTTCATGGCTTGA